A portion of the Stella humosa genome contains these proteins:
- a CDS encoding LysR family transcriptional regulator, producing the protein MERRQHFRAMQAFEAVTRHLSVTRAADELGVSQSAISHQLRQLSEVVGERLVERRGRGIVLTVAGDRLARRLQPAFAEIERSMSEAIGGTRDTVRLAICSSFGPGWLVPRLSRFYAAHPGLPLQLCMYARDPELTDAVADAFVTTLPREKGFLAQLLWRERLVPVAARACMTGPGQAIPLITTDLQPGTVGRDWKSFAALNGADAPAMGEKPWRFASHYLIALEMVRAGLGAALVPDFLVQRDIEGGSLVRLPGKALPTREDYFLCIKESRRAEPMLAAVLDWFAKEAETDRNERAG; encoded by the coding sequence ATGGAACGACGACAGCACTTCCGCGCCATGCAGGCCTTCGAGGCGGTCACCCGGCACCTGTCCGTCACGAGGGCGGCGGACGAACTGGGCGTCAGCCAGAGCGCAATCAGCCACCAGTTGCGTCAGCTCTCGGAAGTCGTGGGCGAGCGCCTCGTCGAAAGGCGAGGGCGCGGCATCGTTCTTACGGTGGCGGGAGACCGGCTGGCTCGCAGGCTGCAACCCGCGTTCGCCGAGATCGAGCGGTCGATGTCCGAGGCGATCGGCGGCACGCGAGACACGGTGCGGCTGGCGATTTGCAGCAGCTTCGGTCCCGGCTGGCTTGTCCCGCGCCTGTCGCGCTTCTATGCGGCCCACCCGGGTTTACCGCTGCAACTCTGCATGTACGCCCGGGATCCCGAGCTGACCGACGCGGTCGCCGATGCCTTTGTCACGACCCTTCCACGCGAGAAGGGGTTCCTGGCCCAGCTTCTATGGCGCGAACGGCTCGTGCCCGTTGCCGCTCGCGCCTGCATGACTGGGCCTGGGCAAGCCATTCCTTTGATCACGACCGACCTGCAGCCAGGGACGGTCGGCCGGGACTGGAAGTCCTTCGCCGCGCTGAACGGGGCCGATGCTCCGGCTATGGGAGAGAAGCCGTGGCGGTTCGCGTCCCACTACCTGATCGCGCTCGAAATGGTCAGGGCGGGCCTGGGCGCCGCACTCGTCCCCGACTTCCTCGTACAGCGGGACATCGAGGGGGGCAGCTTGGTCCGGTTGCCCGGCAAGGCCCTGCCGACGCGGGAAGACTATTTTCTCTGCATCAAGGAAAGCCGCCGGGCGGAACCGATGTTGGCAGCCGTGCTGGACTGGTTCGCCAAGGAAGCAGAGACGGATCGCAACGAGCGGGCCGGGTGA